The following proteins are co-located in the Phocoena phocoena chromosome 1, mPhoPho1.1, whole genome shotgun sequence genome:
- the ZRANB2 gene encoding zinc finger Ran-binding domain-containing protein 2 isoform X1: MSTKNFRVSDGDWICPDKKCGNVNFARRTSCNRCGREKTTEAKMMKAGGTEIGKTLAEKSRGLFSANDWQCKTCSNVNWARRSECNMCNTPKYAKLEERTGYGGGFNERENVEYIEREESDGEYDEFGRKKKKYRGKAVGPASILKEVEDKESEGEEEDEDEDLSKYKLDEDEDEDDADLSKYNLDASEEEDSNKKKSNRRSRSKSRSSHSRSSSRSSSPSSSRSRSRSRSRSSSSSQSRSRSSSRERSRSRGSKSRSSSRSHRGSSSPRKRSYSSSSSSPERNRKRSRSRSSSSGDRKKRRTRSRSPERHHRSPSGSSHSGSRSSSKKK; this comes from the exons ATGTCGACCAAGAATTTCCGAGTCAGTGACGgtgactggatttgccctgacaAAAA aTGTGGAAATGTAAACTTTGCTAGAAGAACTAGCTGTAATAGATGTGGTCGAG AGAAAACAACTGAGGCTAAGATGATGAAAGCTGGAGGCACTGAAATAGGAAAGACACTTGCAGAAAAGAGCCGAGGCTTGTTTAGTGCTAATGACTGGCAGTGTAAAAC ttgCAGTAATGTTAATTGGGCCAGAAGATCAGAGTGTAACATGTGTAATACTCCAAAGTATGCTAAGCTGGAAGAAAGAACAG GATATGGTGGTGGttttaatgaaagagaaaatgttgaatatatagaaagagaagaaTCTGATGGTGAATATGATGAG TTTGGacgtaaaaagaaaaaatacagagggAAGGCAGTTGGTCCTGCATCTATTTTAAAGGAAGTTGAAGATAAAGAATCTGAGGGAGAAGAAGAGGATGAGGATGAAGatctttctaaatataaattagaTGAG GATGAGGATGAAGATGATGCTGATCTCTCAAAGTATAATCTTGATGCCAGTGAAGAAGAAgatagtaataaaaagaaatctaataGACGAAGTCGCTCAAAGTCTCGGTCTTCACATTCACGATCTTCATCACGCTCATCCTCCCCCTCCAGTTCAAGGTCTAGGTCCAG GTCCCGTTCAAGAAGTTCTTCCAGTTCGCAGTCAAGATCTCGTTCCAGTTCCAGAGAACGTTCGAGATCTCGTGGGTCGAAATCAAG ATCCAGCTCCAGGTCCCACAGGGGCTCTTCTTCCCCACGAAAAAGATCTTACTCAAGTTCATCATCTTCTCCTGagaggaacagaaagagaagTCGTTCTAGATCTTCTTCATCTGGTGATCGCAAAAAAAGACGAACAAGATCACGGTCACCTGAAAG GCACCACAGGTCACCTTCCGGATCATCCCATTCTGGTTCCCGTTCaagttcaaaaaagaaataa
- the ZRANB2 gene encoding zinc finger Ran-binding domain-containing protein 2 isoform X2 has translation MSTKNFRVSDGDWICPDKKCGNVNFARRTSCNRCGREKTTEAKMMKAGGTEIGKTLAEKSRGLFSANDWQCKTCSNVNWARRSECNMCNTPKYAKLEERTGYGGGFNERENVEYIEREESDGEYDEFGRKKKKYRGKAVGPASILKEVEDKESEGEEEDEDEDLSKYKLDEDEDEDDADLSKYNLDASEEEDSNKKKSNRRSRSKSRSSHSRSSSRSSSPSSSRSRSRSRSRSSSSSQSRSRSSSRERSRSRGSKSSSRSHRGSSSPRKRSYSSSSSSPERNRKRSRSRSSSSGDRKKRRTRSRSPERHHRSPSGSSHSGSRSSSKKK, from the exons ATGTCGACCAAGAATTTCCGAGTCAGTGACGgtgactggatttgccctgacaAAAA aTGTGGAAATGTAAACTTTGCTAGAAGAACTAGCTGTAATAGATGTGGTCGAG AGAAAACAACTGAGGCTAAGATGATGAAAGCTGGAGGCACTGAAATAGGAAAGACACTTGCAGAAAAGAGCCGAGGCTTGTTTAGTGCTAATGACTGGCAGTGTAAAAC ttgCAGTAATGTTAATTGGGCCAGAAGATCAGAGTGTAACATGTGTAATACTCCAAAGTATGCTAAGCTGGAAGAAAGAACAG GATATGGTGGTGGttttaatgaaagagaaaatgttgaatatatagaaagagaagaaTCTGATGGTGAATATGATGAG TTTGGacgtaaaaagaaaaaatacagagggAAGGCAGTTGGTCCTGCATCTATTTTAAAGGAAGTTGAAGATAAAGAATCTGAGGGAGAAGAAGAGGATGAGGATGAAGatctttctaaatataaattagaTGAG GATGAGGATGAAGATGATGCTGATCTCTCAAAGTATAATCTTGATGCCAGTGAAGAAGAAgatagtaataaaaagaaatctaataGACGAAGTCGCTCAAAGTCTCGGTCTTCACATTCACGATCTTCATCACGCTCATCCTCCCCCTCCAGTTCAAGGTCTAGGTCCAG GTCCCGTTCAAGAAGTTCTTCCAGTTCGCAGTCAAGATCTCGTTCCAGTTCCAGAGAACGTTCGAGATCTCGTGGGTCGAAATCAAG CTCCAGGTCCCACAGGGGCTCTTCTTCCCCACGAAAAAGATCTTACTCAAGTTCATCATCTTCTCCTGagaggaacagaaagagaagTCGTTCTAGATCTTCTTCATCTGGTGATCGCAAAAAAAGACGAACAAGATCACGGTCACCTGAAAG GCACCACAGGTCACCTTCCGGATCATCCCATTCTGGTTCCCGTTCaagttcaaaaaagaaataa
- the ZRANB2 gene encoding zinc finger Ran-binding domain-containing protein 2 isoform X3 — protein MSTKNFRVSDGDWICPDKKCGNVNFARRTSCNRCGREKTTEAKMMKAGGTEIGKTLAEKSRGLFSANDWQCKTCSNVNWARRSECNMCNTPKYAKLEERTGYGGGFNERENVEYIEREESDGEYDEFGRKKKKYRGKAVGPASILKEVEDKESEGEEEDEDEDLSKYKLDEDEDEDDADLSKYNLDASEEEDSNKKKSNRRSRSKSRSSHSRSSSRSSSPSSSRSRSRSRSRSSSSSQSRSRSSSRERSRSRGSKSRSSSRSHRGSSSPRKRSYSSSSSSPERNRKRSRSRSSSSGDRKKRRTRSRSPESQVIGENTKQP, from the exons ATGTCGACCAAGAATTTCCGAGTCAGTGACGgtgactggatttgccctgacaAAAA aTGTGGAAATGTAAACTTTGCTAGAAGAACTAGCTGTAATAGATGTGGTCGAG AGAAAACAACTGAGGCTAAGATGATGAAAGCTGGAGGCACTGAAATAGGAAAGACACTTGCAGAAAAGAGCCGAGGCTTGTTTAGTGCTAATGACTGGCAGTGTAAAAC ttgCAGTAATGTTAATTGGGCCAGAAGATCAGAGTGTAACATGTGTAATACTCCAAAGTATGCTAAGCTGGAAGAAAGAACAG GATATGGTGGTGGttttaatgaaagagaaaatgttgaatatatagaaagagaagaaTCTGATGGTGAATATGATGAG TTTGGacgtaaaaagaaaaaatacagagggAAGGCAGTTGGTCCTGCATCTATTTTAAAGGAAGTTGAAGATAAAGAATCTGAGGGAGAAGAAGAGGATGAGGATGAAGatctttctaaatataaattagaTGAG GATGAGGATGAAGATGATGCTGATCTCTCAAAGTATAATCTTGATGCCAGTGAAGAAGAAgatagtaataaaaagaaatctaataGACGAAGTCGCTCAAAGTCTCGGTCTTCACATTCACGATCTTCATCACGCTCATCCTCCCCCTCCAGTTCAAGGTCTAGGTCCAG GTCCCGTTCAAGAAGTTCTTCCAGTTCGCAGTCAAGATCTCGTTCCAGTTCCAGAGAACGTTCGAGATCTCGTGGGTCGAAATCAAG ATCCAGCTCCAGGTCCCACAGGGGCTCTTCTTCCCCACGAAAAAGATCTTACTCAAGTTCATCATCTTCTCCTGagaggaacagaaagagaagTCGTTCTAGATCTTCTTCATCTGGTGATCGCAAAAAAAGACGAACAAGATCACGGTCACCTGAAAG CCAGGTGATTGGTGAAAACACTAAACAACCCTGA